TTTGTCTCATAATAAAAACGAGATATTAGCGATCTCTGAAGCTTTAAAACGGTATAATGACCGGGTAAATCAGTATTACCAACGGAGTTCAAATTTGAAATCGTCTTCGGAAATTTTAACAAAATATGAAGAAGGAGGTTCTAATACAGCCAAATATGGTATGAAATCTTTAGGAATTGATCCGGCAAACGGTAAAGAGATGTTTTTAAAGAAAGATGGGACGATTACTTATACTTGGTCTGGAGACGAGATGGTGATTATCGGTGATACAGAACCGGATGCTCAGGGGTCTTTCGGGTTTAATGTACGTTATAAAAATTTGTCATTGTTCGCTTCGTTTATGTATAAGTTTGGTGGCGATGCCTATAATTCTACTTTGGTGACGAAGGTTGAGAATGCTAAGATTTACGAGGAAAATGTGGATAAACGTGTTTTGAAACAAAGATGGCAGAAACCAGGAGACAACGCTAAATATAAGGATATTAGAAATCAAGATGGGTACACAAAACCGACATCTCGTTTTATGCAGAAGGATAATGAACTTAGTTTGAATTCTATTACATTAGGTTATGATTTGGATTCTAAATTCTTACGAAAATATAAATTTGGCTTGGTTCGTTTTGAATTAGGTGCAAATGAATTGTTCCGAATCTCAACGATCAAGCAAGAGCGGGGAACGGAGTTTCCTTATGCCCATTCGTATAATTTCTCTATTAAAATTAATTTCAATTAATGCGATGAGTATGAAAAACAAAATATTGTTACTATTGTTTTTACCGCTATTGTTTGGATGCAATGGCTGGTTGAATGTCACTCCGCAATCGGAAGTTGATGAAGAAGACCTTTTTGCAGACGGGGAAGGGTATCGTAATTCGTTGAACGGCGTTTATTCCCGGATTTCGGAATCGGATATGTATGCTCAACAATTGACTTGGGGATTTATGGATGTGCTGGCTCAATATTATAATTTTGACAAAATGAATCAATATGGAGCTTATCCTAAAGCTTACAAAGGTGATTACGATAATAATGAGGTCAAAGGGATTTTAGAGAATATTTGGCAGGGGGCTTACAAGTCAATAGCAAATTGTAATAATTTGATTCAGAATATAGATAAGGAGGATGTTACAAAATTTTTGGGGCGTGAGGGAGAAAAGAATATGGTGAAGGGAGAAGCTTTGGCTTTACGGGCTTTTTTGCACTTTGATTTATTACGCTTGTTTGCTCCCGTGGCTGTTGAACTAAATGGGGATAAAACGGGATACGTGCCTGTTAATGATAATAACGAGTATCTTCCTTATTGTGAGACTCATCCTGCAGTGTTCCAGAAACGGGAGAATGTGCAAGATTATTTGGACAAAGTTATTCGGGATTTAAAAGATGCCAAAACTTTATTGGCTACGTTTGATACTGTTTCTTCTGTGAGAAAAGATCAATTAAGAACAACTAATCGTTTATTGGGAACTGCAGGAGCGGTAGAGGATTTATTCTATTGTTTCCGGGGGTTCCGGATGAATTACTATGCGGCAACCGCAATGTTGGCTCGTGTATATAATTATAAAGGCGAGCTGCAATTAGCGGCAGAACAAGCTCAGGAAGTGATAGATAACGGGTCTTTTCCGGTTAAGGGAGATTATGCTAAGCCCAAGCAATATGAGGATGTTATATTTGCATTGAGTAATCGGAAATTGACAGAACTTTTTGAGGCTTACTATACCGGAACCAATAAGGTGTTATGCGTGTCGAATACGGCGCTAAATAAGATATTGGGATCCGATACTTATGATTATCGTGGGTATTATCATATGCAAAATTTGGATGGAGCGAATAAAGTGAGTAAAAAGTATCTTCCTGTAAGTTCTGATCAAGGAACGATCCCTAATGAAATCATCCCGATTATTCGTACAAGTGAGATGCAGTATATTGCGGGAGAGTATTATGCCTCTATTAAAGATTATGCGACGGCAGCTTCTCGTATCACGGTGGTAAAGCAGGCATCGGGTGCCTATACCCCGGTAACGGTACAAAGTCTTGAGGATTACCATAAGACATGGATAAATGATGCTTACCGTACGTTTATCGGTGAAGGACAGTTATTTTTCTTGTATAAGAAGTTGGGGACAGAATTTTATTCGGGAATGAAGGATGGGGCGTTTGTTTTCGAAATTCCGGATAGTGAAGATGTAACTTTAAATCAATAGAAAAATAATGGTCACCAAAAATATAAAGATTATGAAAGGACAGTTTCTCTTTTTATTTCTTCTTTTGGCCGTTTTCGGATGTAAGGAAGATGAGTTCGATACATATAGTAGTGTTAATTATTT
The window above is part of the Butyricimonas paravirosa genome. Proteins encoded here:
- a CDS encoding RagB/SusD family nutrient uptake outer membrane protein, with amino-acid sequence MKNKILLLLFLPLLFGCNGWLNVTPQSEVDEEDLFADGEGYRNSLNGVYSRISESDMYAQQLTWGFMDVLAQYYNFDKMNQYGAYPKAYKGDYDNNEVKGILENIWQGAYKSIANCNNLIQNIDKEDVTKFLGREGEKNMVKGEALALRAFLHFDLLRLFAPVAVELNGDKTGYVPVNDNNEYLPYCETHPAVFQKRENVQDYLDKVIRDLKDAKTLLATFDTVSSVRKDQLRTTNRLLGTAGAVEDLFYCFRGFRMNYYAATAMLARVYNYKGELQLAAEQAQEVIDNGSFPVKGDYAKPKQYEDVIFALSNRKLTELFEAYYTGTNKVLCVSNTALNKILGSDTYDYRGYYHMQNLDGANKVSKKYLPVSSDQGTIPNEIIPIIRTSEMQYIAGEYYASIKDYATAASRITVVKQASGAYTPVTVQSLEDYHKTWINDAYRTFIGEGQLFFLYKKLGTEFYSGMKDGAFVFEIPDSEDVTLNQ